Genomic DNA from Ruminococcus sp. OA3:
CTTCTATGCTGGTACGGCAGTTTTTATCCGTTTTAGGTCCGCGTGTCGTCTCATCCATTCTGGCCCCAAGTTTTTCTGTCAGCTCATTTTCCGGTATCAGTCCCACAGACAGCAGCAGTGTATCACAGGAAACGTATTCTTCTGTATCTCCCATTCTCTGCCCGTTCTGATCGATCCCGGCTACTGTCACACCGGAGATTCGTTGTCTGCCGTGTATCTCCGTGACGGTGCTTTTAAGCCTCAGAGGTATTTCAAAATCATCCAGGCACTGAACAATATTCCGCTGGAGTCCTCCCGGCCTGTCCTTCATTTCCACCACCATTTTAACCCGTGCTCCCTCGAGCGTCATGCGCCGCGCCATGATAAGTCCGATATCCCCCGATCCCAGGATCACAACTTCCCTGCCTGGAATCAGCCCTTCCCGGTTTACAAGTCTCTGTGCTGTACCAGCCGTGTAGATACCGGCAGGCCGGTATCCTGGAATGCCAAGAGACCCGCGCGGACGTTCCCTGCACCCCATTGCCAGGACCACAGTCCTCCCTGCAATCCGCCGGAGTCCTTTTCCCCTGCTCATAACTGTTACAACCCGTTCCCGTGAGATATCTGTGACCATACTCTCCATCTCATATTCGATACCAAGCCTGTCAATCATTTCAACATAACGTGCTGCATATTCCGGTCCGGTCAGCTCTTCCCGGAAGGTATGCAGGCCAAAGCCGCTGTGAATACACTGGTTCAAAATACCCCCAAGTTCAGCCTCCCGGTCCAGTATCAAAAGCTTATCAATGCCCTCCCGTTTCATAGCAGCTGCAGCCGCCATGCCCGCAGGGCCCCCTCCGATGATCACTGCATCATAGTTCACTGTTTCATCTGGTCTCATTGCCCGCCTGCCTTCCCACTGTATCCATTCAGCAAATAAGAAGTACCTCCGGCTTTTGTCACCTTTAAAGGATCCAGGTCAAGCTCTCTGCAGAGAATCTCCATCACCTTCGGCATACAAAATCCAGACTGGCATCTGCCCATTCCCGCTCTCGTCCGCCGTTTTACACCGTCAAGGGAACGCGCCCCCGGTTTCCTCCGGATCGCCTCGATGATCTCTCCCTCAGTCACTGTCTCGCACCGGCAGATCACATTGCCATACGCCGGATTCTCTCTGATCTTTAAACTGAGTTCTTCCGCACTTGCCTGCGCAGCTGAAAAGATATTTTTTTGAACTGCTGTAAACTCCTGGTTTTTACGTGCCTTCAGATAAGTCGCTGTCATCTCAGCCAGTTCGCATCCTATAGCCGGAGCAGCTGATAATCCCGGTGATTCGATTCCTGCAGCATTAAAAAATCCCGGCGCCCCCTTTGCCTCGCCGATCACAAAATCCCCTCCATCCTCATGGGCACGAAGTCCTGCAAAGGATGTGATGGTTTCGTGAAGCGGCAGATCTCTGATGCCGTCCATGCCCTTTTTCTGCACCTTCAGGAGTCCCTCTGCCGTCGTACAGACAGCCTCTCTGTCTTCCGTATCCTGTGCAGTTGGGCCCACCAGCAGATTCCCGTGGATAGTGGGCGTGATCAGCACTCCCTTCCCCATCGGACCGGGCATCTGGAAGATTGTGCGCTGTGTGAACGATCCCGCCCGTTTATCCAAAAGAAGATATTCCCCCCGGCGCGGCGTAATACGAAGCAGTTCTTCACTCACCATATTGTTAAACACATCCGCATATACCCCCGCCGCATTGATCACACAGCGGGTGAATACCTTCCCTTTCCCGGTATCAAGGCAGTACCCATCCTCATGTTTTTCGATCCTCTTAACCGGACAGTCCATCCAAAACTCCACACCATTGGTGCAGGCATTCTCCGCGAGGCCCGCTGTCATCCGAAATGGACAGACGATTCCGGCTCCCGGCGCCAGCAGCGCTGCTTTTACGTCGTCTGCAGCAGCGGGAATCATCCTGTGCAGCTCCTCCCCTCTCAGCAGCCGAAGGTCCGGCACACCATTTTTATGGCCCTGCTCCATGAGCCGTACAAGCCCTGCTTCATCCTGTCCTTCCCGGCACAGCACCACTGCACCGTTCCTCCGAAACGGTATATCAAGCTCCCCTGACAGAGCATCTATCTTTCTGTTTCCCAGAACATTCATCCTGGCTTTTAAAGTCCCCGGCTCAGCATCAAAACCTGCATGGACCAGACCGCTGTTGGCTTTTGAAGTGCCTGCACAGATATCTTCTTCCTTTTCCAGTACACAGATGTTCAGTCTGTACCGTGACAGCTCACGCGCCGCCGCACATCCAGTCACACCTGCGCCGATGATTACGGCATCATACACAGACCTATCCTCCTTTGTCCTTACCATTTATTATGTACTTTTTCTGCAAATCCCTGCATGTGTTCTACAACCACCTCCGTGCCGTCGTCGAGTACTGCGATTCCATCAAAATGCCCGAACACCTGGTGCTGGTCACTCAGGATAACTCCTGCCGAAGTTCGTGCACTCCTGTCCAGAATCGGGGTAAATGTAAGCGCGAGACGTCCGTCATCAGACACAATCTGCCACTTTTTCAGGTACTTTGCGTGACCTTCTTTTTCTCCCGGAATCAGGAAACGGACATGTTCCAGTTTGTGGGCGCGCCCCTCAAAAAACAACATATTTTCTGTAGCACGGCTGTTGTCACCAAAACCGTAACCCAGATTGAAACCGAATACCTGGTCTCCCAAGAGCGTCTGCGCCGCACTCCAGTACCAGGTATTATCATATGGCCAAACGCCGCGTCCCCAGTCCAGCAGTCCAAAACTGTCCTCCGGCTTAAAATAAAAACGCTGTCTGCCAATTTCCACAATCCCTTTTGCACGCATCCCGATGATCTTTTGATTATAATAAAATGCCCGTGGATTCTCCCGGAACGGAACAGCGATCACCATACTGTCCTCCGGTTCCCGGGTCAGATGGATTTTCATGCGGATCGGCTGTCCGTCTTTAAAGTTTTTCATCCCTGCGGTCAGAATTCGACGGTCTTCTTCTTTCTCAAAAGAAAACTGACAACGGCGGCTGCCAAACCTGACGTCACCATTATCCGAGGAGGACGGCATCCCCGTCCTGCCCATCGGGAGCAGCGTCATGGGGCTCACCGTGGTCTCCTTTCTCTGATCAAAATCAAGGAACGAGATACTTACCAGTCCCATATAGCTGTTGTCCGCTACCGTGAGAGCAATTCCAAAATGCTCGTTGCAGATGAGATAATAGTCCCATTCTTTGATGCGCAGTGCTCCCTGGCGAACTGCATCTCTCCTGTATTCTTTCATGGGACGCGTAGCGTAGCCGGCTTCCAGCAGACATCCGTTTCCATCCAGAAGCTTCCCCGGCATCAGCCGTTGTTGCATGACGTCACCCCCTCATCATATACTTTTGTTTTATTATATCAAAACACCAGATAAAATCAATCTTCTTTACACTTTCATCGGCATAGACAGGATATGTTTTCAGAACTTCCCCATCCAGAAGATACGACACTTTTCCCACTGTCGTACCGGCTTTGACCGGCGCTCTGAGCGCATCCGGCAGGCTCTCCTCTACCTGAACCTCCTCATCTGCACCCAGCAGTACCTTCAGAGACTGCTGTTCCATATCGCAGCGGTAACTCAGAGGCACTACAGCTTTTTCAGAGAGCCTTCCGCCGTGCTGTCCTTCCAGTACCTCCAGCTGTGCAGCCGGAAGTTCGCGCACCAAAACATCCTGTATGGAATAATGTTCGAGACCGTATGTCATCAGCTTCTTCGTATCTGACCATTTATAACTCTTGTTATTGGGCCATCCGCAGGCCAGAAGTGAAACAATGAACGTTTTGCCATCCTGCTCAAGGGCTCCCACATAACAGTATCCGGCATCAGCGGTAAATCCCGTCTTGCCGCTTAGTGCTCCTTCCATCATTGACAAAAACGCGTTGTGATTATAACAGTTGTAAATGACCGTCTCTTCCATATTCCAGAAAGTGTATGACGCCGTCTGTGTGATTGCCAGAAATTCCTCCCGCTTCGGCGACTGCATAATACAATATCTCATGATTCTGGCCAGATCCTGCGCCGTTGTCCCGTGTACTCCCTGTTCATTCTGATCATCCAGACCGTTCGGAGTTATAAAGTAAGTATCCTCACATCCGATCTCCTGTGCCTTCTGATTCATCATACCCGCAAATTCTTCCACGCTCCCTGCAATATGCTCCGCTATCATCACTGCACTGTCATTGTGCGATTCCAGCATCAGGGAGTAGAGAAGATCATTCAGTCTGAATGTGTCGCCCTCATGTACACCGAGATGCACCTTGGGCTGCCCCGCCGCCCGTTTTGTTGCCGTCACCGTATCATCAGGATTCCCGTTCTCAAGAGCCAGGATGCAGGTCATAATCTTTGTTGTACTGGCATTGGGTCGTTTTTCCTCCCCGTCTTTTTCATACAGCACCCGCCCGGACTCAGCATCCATCAGACATGCCGAACGGGCATACAGTTCACTCTCCGCCGGCTCCTCCTGGGCATAGACGGTCTGCCCGCCCCACATGACCGTCAAAAGAACTCCCATCAAAACAATCCATTTTTTCATGCGATTAACTCATCCGTTTTGTGTATGTCCTCCTTTTATTCTATGAGAAAAAATATAATTTATTATCAGATATAAGAAAGAGTCCGGCAAGCCGGACTCTTTTGAACGTATATCCCCGATGATTTGATCAGACGGTATCCTAAATATCCAGTTTCAGCTGGACCTCTTCTTCCGCCTCCGCTTTAAAGTCTTCCAGCTGTACCGGACTGATAGAAGGCAGTTCCTCTGTCGATTCCACCCCGAAACTCCTCAAAAATTCTTCTGTAGTCCCCAGCAGAATCGGACGGCCGGGAGCGTCAAGCCGTCCGACCTCCTGTACCAGATTATACTCTACCAGTTTATTAACGGCATGATCACACTTCACACCGCGGATTTTCTCTATTTCCAGCCGAGTGACGGGCTGTTTATACGCAATAATGGAGAG
This window encodes:
- the scpB gene encoding SMC-Scp complex subunit ScpB — its product is MNIKNTEAAIEAILFAMGESVELSKIAKAIECDAATTQKLIHDMMLRYEQEDRGIKIIELENAYQLCTKQEYYDNLVQIALQPKKAVLTDVMLETLSIIAYKQPVTRLEIEKIRGVKCDHAVNKLVEYNLVQEVGRLDAPGRPILLGTTEEFLRSFGVESTEELPSISPVQLEDFKAEAEEEVQLKLDI
- a CDS encoding DUF2804 domain-containing protein, with translation MQQRLMPGKLLDGNGCLLEAGYATRPMKEYRRDAVRQGALRIKEWDYYLICNEHFGIALTVADNSYMGLVSISFLDFDQRKETTVSPMTLLPMGRTGMPSSSDNGDVRFGSRRCQFSFEKEEDRRILTAGMKNFKDGQPIRMKIHLTREPEDSMVIAVPFRENPRAFYYNQKIIGMRAKGIVEIGRQRFYFKPEDSFGLLDWGRGVWPYDNTWYWSAAQTLLGDQVFGFNLGYGFGDNSRATENMLFFEGRAHKLEHVRFLIPGEKEGHAKYLKKWQIVSDDGRLALTFTPILDRSARTSAGVILSDQHQVFGHFDGIAVLDDGTEVVVEHMQGFAEKVHNKW
- a CDS encoding D-alanyl-D-alanine carboxypeptidase family protein, with the translated sequence MKKWIVLMGVLLTVMWGGQTVYAQEEPAESELYARSACLMDAESGRVLYEKDGEEKRPNASTTKIMTCILALENGNPDDTVTATKRAAGQPKVHLGVHEGDTFRLNDLLYSLMLESHNDSAVMIAEHIAGSVEEFAGMMNQKAQEIGCEDTYFITPNGLDDQNEQGVHGTTAQDLARIMRYCIMQSPKREEFLAITQTASYTFWNMEETVIYNCYNHNAFLSMMEGALSGKTGFTADAGYCYVGALEQDGKTFIVSLLACGWPNNKSYKWSDTKKLMTYGLEHYSIQDVLVRELPAAQLEVLEGQHGGRLSEKAVVPLSYRCDMEQQSLKVLLGADEEVQVEESLPDALRAPVKAGTTVGKVSYLLDGEVLKTYPVYADESVKKIDFIWCFDIIKQKYMMRG
- a CDS encoding NAD(P)/FAD-dependent oxidoreductase; translation: MYDAVIIGAGVTGCAAARELSRYRLNICVLEKEEDICAGTSKANSGLVHAGFDAEPGTLKARMNVLGNRKIDALSGELDIPFRRNGAVVLCREGQDEAGLVRLMEQGHKNGVPDLRLLRGEELHRMIPAAADDVKAALLAPGAGIVCPFRMTAGLAENACTNGVEFWMDCPVKRIEKHEDGYCLDTGKGKVFTRCVINAAGVYADVFNNMVSEELLRITPRRGEYLLLDKRAGSFTQRTIFQMPGPMGKGVLITPTIHGNLLVGPTAQDTEDREAVCTTAEGLLKVQKKGMDGIRDLPLHETITSFAGLRAHEDGGDFVIGEAKGAPGFFNAAGIESPGLSAAPAIGCELAEMTATYLKARKNQEFTAVQKNIFSAAQASAEELSLKIRENPAYGNVICRCETVTEGEIIEAIRRKPGARSLDGVKRRTRAGMGRCQSGFCMPKVMEILCRELDLDPLKVTKAGGTSYLLNGYSGKAGGQ